The following are encoded in a window of Paenibacillaceae bacterium GAS479 genomic DNA:
- a CDS encoding stage III sporulation protein AH, translated as MNSKRQTIWLVSMLSLMVVLSAYYLFTEDTGTKGLKDTAQTQAGAAEVSSSEGIDVQQVTGKGALEEEAAVEAAEQEATMGGQYSKDNQGAQQEPAKGTDAAGSKDSGTTKEGTDANKETSAETGLTPDDLAVLEQYEAGGASSKFQEMGIRSQERVNQQYEELMNKISDVKQDAEGSTKAVAELDTFEARQDKLTELREQLGKDFKNVVIDENGEAVKVVVQSEKLQRSQAAAIITKVSTTLNINAGDVLVQYLP; from the coding sequence ATGAATTCCAAACGTCAAACAATATGGCTAGTTTCGATGCTGAGCTTGATGGTCGTTTTGTCCGCTTATTATCTGTTCACTGAAGACACTGGTACGAAGGGGCTTAAGGATACAGCCCAAACTCAGGCGGGAGCAGCTGAGGTATCAAGCTCGGAAGGCATTGATGTGCAGCAAGTTACTGGCAAAGGAGCTCTTGAAGAGGAAGCGGCTGTTGAAGCTGCTGAGCAAGAAGCTACAATGGGAGGCCAATATTCAAAGGATAATCAAGGAGCTCAGCAGGAGCCGGCAAAGGGTACCGATGCAGCGGGCAGCAAGGATAGCGGAACGACCAAGGAAGGTACCGATGCCAATAAAGAAACATCTGCGGAAACTGGCTTGACTCCAGATGATCTGGCTGTACTTGAGCAGTACGAAGCTGGCGGTGCTTCCAGTAAGTTTCAGGAGATGGGGATTCGCTCCCAGGAACGCGTCAACCAGCAGTATGAGGAGTTAATGAACAAAATTTCCGACGTTAAGCAAGACGCAGAGGGATCGACCAAAGCGGTGGCTGAGCTCGACACGTTCGAGGCGCGTCAGGATAAGCTGACTGAGCTTCGCGAACAACTGGGCAAGGACTTCAAAAATGTCGTGATCGACGAAAACGGCGAGGCCGTCAAAGTTGTCGTACAAAGCGAGAAGCTGCAGCGCAGTCAAGCGGCCGCTATCATTACGAAGGTGAGCACGACGCTGAACATCAACGCAGGCGATGTGCTCGTGCAATACTTGCCATAA
- a CDS encoding stage III sporulation protein AG encodes MAKWWEKLEQAAGSGTGGPGRIKSLRWLLVLGGIGIALIIAGNVLNFREVGTGLGATPPLPAPEDQSVLGSRIQPSGADFTSIETPLENRLKEILEQIVGVGTVSVLVTVDSTEEMIWGKNDNTSQQTTEETDKAGGKRHVTQMTSSGQIVMYEVSGEQKPVVTKIIKPKIRGVLVVAKGAENATVRRIITEAVERGMDVPLSAISIVPRKT; translated from the coding sequence GTGGCCAAATGGTGGGAAAAGCTGGAGCAGGCGGCCGGAAGCGGTACCGGTGGTCCGGGCCGAATTAAATCGCTGCGCTGGCTGCTAGTGCTCGGCGGCATTGGAATTGCATTGATCATTGCCGGCAACGTACTGAACTTTCGGGAAGTCGGCACAGGCCTAGGGGCCACCCCACCGCTTCCGGCGCCAGAGGATCAGAGTGTTCTTGGGTCTCGGATCCAGCCTTCCGGGGCAGATTTTACTTCAATCGAGACGCCGCTGGAGAACAGGCTTAAGGAGATTCTGGAGCAGATTGTCGGAGTTGGTACCGTCAGCGTGTTAGTAACGGTGGACTCGACCGAGGAAATGATATGGGGGAAAAATGACAACACCTCGCAGCAGACAACGGAGGAAACGGATAAAGCTGGCGGCAAGCGGCATGTGACGCAGATGACCAGCAGTGGACAAATTGTCATGTACGAGGTGTCAGGGGAGCAAAAGCCGGTCGTCACAAAAATCATCAAACCGAAAATTCGGGGGGTACTGGTCGTAGCGAAAGGGGCGGAAAACGCCACCGTGCGACGGATTATTACGGAAGCAGTTGAGCGGGGAATGGATGTTCCGCTATCCGCCATTTCGATCGTCCCTCGCAAGACATGA
- a CDS encoding stage III sporulation protein AF: MLDWLSSWLRDVVAVVLLAALVDLLLPNERMQRYARLITGLIVLLVILTPLLRLVQGDFQMKLETGYQEWNRELENSAVKMPSLDEIMRRAEIAAGSSQEQVVSLARTQLEAGIETAIEQETGAEVSAVNAAVEWDGQGGGTISSVVVTLVGDPNGAPVPLSEEGESSAQKKDTDVQPVQAVEIEVSPSDGGGQGQAGLDDGAKVGEDAVPVMGGSIESAEEEASVPPELERQIRALVSNGWQIGNGSIRVELEPSRSR; the protein is encoded by the coding sequence GTGTTGGATTGGCTGAGCTCCTGGCTGCGTGATGTCGTTGCTGTCGTTTTACTGGCGGCATTGGTCGACCTGCTACTGCCAAATGAAAGAATGCAGCGGTATGCGAGACTAATTACGGGACTTATCGTACTGCTGGTCATTCTGACGCCTTTACTGAGGCTGGTGCAGGGGGATTTCCAGATGAAGCTGGAAACCGGCTATCAGGAATGGAACCGGGAGCTCGAGAATTCAGCGGTGAAAATGCCATCTCTGGACGAAATTATGCGCCGCGCCGAGATCGCCGCAGGAAGCTCGCAAGAGCAGGTTGTCTCGCTGGCTCGGACTCAGCTGGAAGCAGGCATCGAGACAGCAATCGAGCAGGAAACAGGTGCTGAAGTCAGCGCGGTGAACGCAGCGGTTGAATGGGACGGCCAGGGAGGCGGCACGATTTCTTCCGTCGTAGTGACGCTCGTAGGGGATCCGAACGGAGCACCGGTACCTCTTTCTGAAGAGGGTGAAAGCTCGGCGCAGAAGAAGGATACGGATGTTCAGCCGGTGCAGGCAGTCGAAATCGAGGTGTCGCCTAGTGACGGCGGCGGCCAAGGACAGGCGGGATTAGATGACGGAGCCAAAGTCGGCGAGGATGCTGTTCCGGTGATGGGGGGCTCGATCGAGTCTGCGGAGGAAGAAGCAAGCGTACCGCCGGAGTTGGAGCGCCAGATTCGGGCTTTGGTCAGCAACGGCTGGCAGATCGGGAACGGCAGCATCCGCGTAGAGCTGGAGCCGTCCCGGAGCCGCTAG
- a CDS encoding stage III sporulation protein AE, translating to MLFASLVLLALPNIASAAASPQASEVAPGDAGGQAAADMTEKLAREQASNYGTDAVETYWDDLVKQYGGYFPEGKMPSFMEMVTPGGEGLKPASVLKALFAMLAHEVLYNGKLLVSIVLLAVFSSILQTLQSAFERQAVSQVAYAVAYMVLIVLAVNSFHVAIGYARDAIETMIQFMMAMVPLLMTLIASTGSIATVTLLHPVIIFMVHLVGTLIYTVVFPLLFFSAVLHIASAMSDRFRVTQLANLLRTVGAGLLGVMLSVFLGVISIQGATGSMTDGVTMRTAKFISGSFVPVVGKSFSDAADTVISASMLAKNAVGLAGVIILIFLSAFPAIKILVLAAIYNVCGAVLQPLGSSPITVCLSTIGKTMLYVFGALAAVSLMFFLAVTIILTAGNAAIMMR from the coding sequence ATGCTGTTCGCCTCGCTAGTGCTACTTGCTCTGCCGAATATAGCTTCGGCCGCCGCGTCACCTCAGGCGAGCGAGGTTGCCCCGGGAGATGCGGGGGGCCAGGCAGCGGCCGATATGACGGAGAAGTTGGCAAGGGAGCAGGCAAGCAACTACGGAACGGACGCCGTGGAAACGTACTGGGATGATCTCGTAAAGCAGTATGGCGGTTATTTTCCAGAGGGAAAGATGCCGAGCTTTATGGAGATGGTCACGCCAGGCGGCGAAGGTCTGAAACCTGCATCCGTGTTGAAGGCACTATTCGCCATGCTGGCGCATGAAGTACTGTACAATGGCAAATTGCTTGTCTCGATCGTGTTGCTCGCTGTATTCAGCTCCATCCTACAGACGCTGCAGTCCGCTTTTGAGCGGCAGGCGGTCAGCCAGGTCGCCTACGCAGTCGCTTATATGGTGCTCATCGTGCTAGCCGTCAACAGCTTCCATGTGGCGATCGGTTATGCCAGAGATGCAATCGAGACGATGATCCAGTTCATGATGGCCATGGTACCGCTGCTCATGACGCTTATCGCCAGCACGGGCAGCATTGCCACAGTGACGCTGCTGCATCCGGTCATTATCTTTATGGTTCATCTGGTCGGCACGCTTATCTACACCGTTGTGTTCCCGCTACTGTTCTTCTCGGCGGTGCTGCATATCGCGAGTGCGATGTCAGACCGCTTCCGGGTTACTCAGCTGGCGAATCTGTTACGGACAGTGGGCGCAGGGCTGCTCGGAGTGATGCTCAGCGTATTCCTGGGAGTAATCTCCATCCAAGGTGCAACGGGGTCGATGACGGACGGAGTGACGATGCGAACGGCCAAGTTCATCAGCGGCAGCTTCGTACCCGTCGTCGGCAAATCCTTCTCGGATGCAGCGGATACGGTCATCTCAGCATCCATGCTGGCCAAAAACGCTGTCGGGCTGGCAGGAGTTATTATCCTGATATTCCTGAGTGCATTCCCGGCCATCAAAATTCTCGTACTGGCAGCCATATACAACGTATGCGGAGCGGTGCTGCAGCCTCTTGGGTCTAGCCCGATAACAGTTTGCCTAAGCACAATCGGCAAAACGATGCTCTACGTGTTCGGTGCGCTGGCAGCGGTTAGTCTGATGTTTTTCCTGGCTGTAACGATTATTCTTACCGCCGGCAACGCGGCCATCATGATGAGATGA
- a CDS encoding stage III sporulation protein AD: MEMVQIAGIGLLAAILVLVLKEQKPIFAFLLAMFAGIFIFLMMIGRIEAVIGTMQGLAERSGIPSVYLKTILKMIGIAYIAEFAAQIIRDAGAEGVAAKVEFAGKVLILVLAVPIINVIVETVVGLLPAGG, from the coding sequence ATGGAAATGGTTCAAATTGCAGGGATTGGCCTGCTGGCAGCAATTCTGGTGCTTGTGCTCAAGGAACAGAAACCGATCTTCGCCTTCTTGCTGGCTATGTTCGCGGGAATATTCATCTTCCTGATGATGATCGGACGTATCGAGGCAGTCATCGGCACAATGCAAGGGCTAGCGGAGCGATCGGGGATTCCGTCGGTATACCTGAAGACGATTTTGAAAATGATCGGCATCGCCTACATTGCGGAATTCGCTGCACAAATTATCCGGGATGCAGGCGCCGAAGGAGTGGCGGCCAAGGTGGAATTTGCCGGCAAGGTGCTGATCCTCGTACTGGCAGTGCCGATCATCAACGTGATCGTCGAAACGGTAGTCGGCCTGCTGCCGGCCGGGGGGTGA
- a CDS encoding stage III sporulation protein AC, which yields MTMDISAIFQIAGIGIIVAMIHTVLKQMGKEDMAHWVTLIGFVVVLFMVVRMLNDLFQEIKTIFLFQ from the coding sequence ATGACAATGGATATAAGCGCCATCTTCCAGATTGCTGGCATCGGAATTATCGTTGCGATGATCCACACTGTGCTGAAGCAGATGGGCAAGGAAGATATGGCGCATTGGGTGACGCTGATCGGATTCGTCGTTGTGCTGTTCATGGTCGTGCGCATGCTGAACGACCTGTTCCAGGAGATCAAGACGATCTTCTTGTTCCAGTAG
- a CDS encoding stage III sporulation protein AB, which produces MIKGVGAVLILLAGTLIGFLQAARFAKRPQQLRELIHGLQRLETEIGYGYTLLPEALRRTGAPMAQPAASIFSGAADRLELADASSFEECWEQSLQQCWPLTAMRKTELATMKRLGSTLGMSDREDQLKHLRLAQQQMQAEETGARDDQARYEKLSRSLGILIAALVVILMI; this is translated from the coding sequence ATGATCAAAGGGGTTGGAGCGGTTTTGATTCTGCTCGCAGGCACGCTGATCGGATTTCTGCAAGCCGCCCGCTTTGCGAAAAGGCCCCAGCAGTTGCGGGAGCTGATTCATGGGCTGCAGCGCCTCGAAACGGAAATTGGATACGGCTACACACTGCTCCCTGAAGCGTTGCGCCGAACAGGCGCTCCGATGGCTCAGCCTGCCGCATCGATTTTCAGCGGCGCCGCGGACAGGCTTGAGCTGGCAGATGCCAGCTCCTTCGAGGAGTGCTGGGAGCAATCGCTCCAGCAATGCTGGCCTCTAACGGCGATGCGCAAGACGGAGCTGGCGACGATGAAGCGGCTTGGCTCCACGCTTGGCATGAGCGACCGCGAGGATCAGCTGAAGCACCTCAGGCTTGCGCAGCAGCAGATGCAAGCAGAAGAAACTGGCGCCCGGGACGACCAGGCGCGTTACGAGAAGCTGTCCCGCTCGCTAGGCATTCTCATTGCCGCGCTGGTCGTCATTTTGATGATTTAG
- a CDS encoding stage III sporulation protein AA, translated as MLKVIAHLLPPELYERISLLPHSLQTGLEEVRVREERPLELVSLGKSGFLTDRGDWSDAPQQAFKPSAELCRKLLGRLTGHSLYAMEEELKKGYITVTGGHRVGLAGRTVLEHGEVKAIRDIGGFNIRIAREAVGAADRLAPQLADSSRRTILSTLIIGPPRMGKTTMLRDLARIVSSGAWKDPAQAGWPGRRVAIVDERSEIAASVKGVPSFDVGPRTDVMDACPKAEGMMMMLRSMSPEVIMADEIGRTEDAVAVREAAHAGVAVVATAHASSLEEAKGRPILRELLMEGTFSRCVILSRGNSGFMAQAIALRHSQPTAREPTADFAVGGGGP; from the coding sequence ATGTTGAAAGTTATCGCGCATCTGCTGCCGCCAGAGCTCTATGAACGGATCAGCCTGCTGCCGCATTCTCTGCAAACCGGGCTTGAAGAGGTAAGAGTGCGGGAAGAACGGCCGCTGGAGCTCGTTAGCCTGGGCAAGTCGGGGTTTCTGACGGACAGGGGAGATTGGAGCGACGCTCCACAACAAGCGTTCAAGCCTTCCGCCGAATTGTGCCGCAAGCTGCTCGGCAGGCTGACCGGACATTCCCTCTATGCGATGGAAGAAGAATTGAAAAAAGGTTATATCACGGTGACTGGCGGCCACCGGGTTGGACTGGCCGGTCGTACCGTGCTTGAGCACGGCGAAGTAAAAGCAATCCGTGATATTGGCGGCTTCAATATTCGGATCGCCAGGGAAGCGGTTGGAGCGGCGGACAGGTTGGCCCCCCAACTCGCAGATTCATCTCGACGAACGATCCTTTCCACATTGATTATCGGGCCGCCGAGAATGGGCAAAACGACGATGCTTCGTGATCTGGCCCGCATCGTCAGCTCCGGTGCCTGGAAGGATCCTGCACAGGCAGGTTGGCCGGGCAGAAGGGTTGCCATCGTAGATGAGCGCTCGGAAATCGCGGCATCCGTCAAAGGGGTTCCTTCTTTCGATGTCGGACCAAGAACCGATGTGATGGATGCATGCCCGAAAGCGGAAGGAATGATGATGATGCTCAGGTCGATGTCGCCGGAGGTGATCATGGCCGATGAGATCGGCCGGACGGAAGATGCCGTAGCGGTACGGGAAGCAGCTCATGCCGGAGTTGCGGTCGTCGCAACTGCTCACGCTTCCAGCCTTGAGGAAGCTAAGGGCAGGCCGATCTTGAGAGAGCTGCTGATGGAAGGAACGTTTTCCCGCTGTGTCATCCTCAGCCGCGGAAACAGTGGGTTTATGGCACAAGCCATCGCGCTCCGGCATTCCCAGCCGACGGCGAGAGAGCCGACTGCAGATTTCGCAGTAGGAGGTGGAGGTCCATGA